A window of the Yersinia rochesterensis genome harbors these coding sequences:
- a CDS encoding GH36-type glycosyl hydrolase domain-containing protein produces MKLFLKTILGQRPMWGSRTTVTPWHDFAPVREELFSVERLEQHAESLAKAQSITTHPPRVSTLHARLDDNANTLLAAYRASAAELEKGRTVVPAAEWLLDNYHLVEEQIREIRDDLPPGYYRQLPKLADGPFAGYPRVLGITWAFVAHTDSHLDPDALCRFIMAYQRVQPLTIGELWAVAITLRIVLIENLRRLADQITQGRKARADAEVLANKLLKTGDSRLALESDIAMRSTEPLSEQFASQLAKRLRDQDPRTTPALGWLEDRLKLQGVTVSEVVQNAQLRQGASNVSVRNVITSMRLISDIDWADLFESVSLVDECLRQGSAFASMDFQTRNLYRSAIEQLCRGSTFTELEIARLALQAAQNAAATAEPENVDRCRDPGYHLISAGRRELEEQVRFSPSIRLWFSRLSIRLGVGGYMGAILLVTAGLLALALWALSFPGLATGWLVLLAFVGFIPATEVATVLINRVITWSFGATILPGLELTNGVPDELRTLVVVPTLLTSKADLLEQIDQLEVHHLSGTTSSLTFALLLDGADADTQVVASDGPLLALADEAIARLNQQYGPGPAGPRFLLLYRQRIFNESENRWMGWERKRGKLHELNRLLRGATDTSFIATAAGEPQVPADVRYVITLDADTRLPRDAALRLIGKMAHPLNRPRFSADQQRVVDGYGILQPRVTLALPMGKGSSLYQWVFSGPGGMDPYAAAVSDVYQDIFGEGSYTGKGIYDVDAFEASLLGRVPDNTLLSHDLFEGIFARAGLASDIEVVEESPARYDVVSKRQHRWTRGDWQLLPWIIKSSIIKSANTTPANTKHSPDSKSVPLLGRWKMVDNLRRSLVAPFTLLLLGISWMLPMPAAWVGVLLVIVLTALPAFLPILCSLWPAPNTRLSNHFRSLFDDTKRAASQTFLSLVFLADHAWQMADAIGRTLIRLFITHRNLLEWMTAAQSAGQPRPGLSGFYRHMAGGALFGMVMSVIAFISSPNAWPLILPFAVLWLFAPAIALWASRTYQVVQHNPITADDILELRLTARRTWRFFETFVTPDENMLPPDNFQEDPKPVVAHRTSPTNMGLYLLSTLVARDFGWAGTYRTLVRLETTFDTFHKLALFRGHFFNWYDTQDLRVLEPAYVSSVDSGNLAGHLIVLANTCEEWAAEPLAANGAKGLMDNLLLAKAAFRELPPGDDDFKRKLWAILAQIRMDLKHVGEAEMLPLTLKPLLAKASAMVHGVARPIDDNAFIDLSYWIETLIVAAAEHEYDQRLTQEMQEQVADRLLKLAAEARHMALAMDFAFLLDPERKLLSIGYSLVDNSLDPSCYDLLASEARLASLFAIAKGDVPTRHWFRLGRAATPIGKGAALISWSGSMFEYLMPSLVMRAPAGSLLDQTNQLVVERQQAYGRSLNIPWGISESAYNARDIEFTYQYSNFGVPGLGLKRGLSENTVIAPYATGLATMIDPHGALQNYERLAKMGALGRYGFYEALDFTRSRLPENQPVAIVRNYMAHHQGMTIVAIANTVQQGRMRNRFHREPMIQACELLLQERMPRNVAIAYPRTEEVLLSAVADNALPTMRRFHSSVIGAPVIGPPITHLLSNGRYAVMLTTAGAGYSRWLDVAVTRWREDATCDDYGSFIFLRDLRSGRSWSAGAQLAASDNAHREVIFGEDHAEFICRDGTLTSTMNVLISSEDDGEVRRVSLLNTGRRAREIELTSYAEMVLTAAAADNAHPAFAKMFVVTEFLPELGALIATRRPRTAQEPQVWAAHFMVADGLPVSVLQYETDRAKFIGRGNRVATSTAIQVGESLSNTLGTVLDPIFSLRQSLLVPAGKTVTVSFWTLIASSKEALLDSVDRHRDRSAYDRAKTLAWTQAQVQLRHLDIKAEEAADFQQLAAPILYADARFRSPSTTIMRGAGAQSMLWAQSISGDLPIVLLRIEDIEDIEQVRQLLRAHEYWRMKRLAVDLVIINERASSYVQDLQIAIETAVRSSQSRPRFGDELRQGSAYALRADLMSAETRALLYSVARVVLSARYGTLGNQLNHLLFALDKKVLPSNKKRFASDKKLFVSDKKTSLSDNRLIEKDKKTGFSLIKSANSPANSSLPLAKTLLPQPDNLEFFNGLGGFGQQGREYVTYLNDGENTPAPWINVISNQTFGFQVSATGSGYTWAENSRENQITPWLNDPVIDSSGECLYLRDEDSGLVWSPTAQPIRDGGTYIARHGHGYSRFEHQANGIGMALLQYVPLADPIKISRLTLHNMSDKPRRISVTAYAEWVLATSRGASGPFIITEMDESTGAMLARNPWSTAFPGRVSFADLNGQQNSWTADRSEFLGHYGNSAAPLSLLAKIPLSGATGAGFDPCSALQQTLELAAGEQVEVVWFIGQCDSVSDAQTLITRYRAANLDAVLTEVTDYWRTVLEAVQVKTPDRQMDIMLNGWLLYQTLACRVWARSAFYQASGAYGFRDQLQDGMALTFALPETTRHHLLRAAGRQFIEGDVQHWWLPHSGQGVRTRISDDRVWLSYATATYILASGDAAVLDEIVPFLEGPILHPGEHDAFFQPLVAQETASLFEHCAKGLDQCIELTGELGLPLMGTGDWNDGMNRVGEEGKGESVWLGWLLVATLKMFIPLAQERDPLRASQWQHHLTGLIAALEREAWDGDWYRRATFDNGSWLGSKECEECRIDSIAQSWAVLSGAADPQRAVQAMASLEQHLIRPDDGMALLFTPPFDKTPDDPGYIKGYPPGLRENGGQYSHAVMWVILAFAELGKGDKARDLFALLNPINHGDTPERIARYKVEPYVVAADVYSVAPHVGRGGWTWYTGSAGWMHRAGIEGILGIRREGQELVINPCIPASWPGFEATINLANTRYAIRVESPAQRCQGISSATLNGSPISYQLDGLRVALDGGEYELIIVL; encoded by the coding sequence ATGAAATTATTTCTTAAGACTATTCTTGGACAGCGCCCCATGTGGGGATCACGAACAACAGTCACTCCTTGGCATGATTTTGCCCCGGTTAGGGAAGAATTATTCAGTGTGGAGAGGCTGGAGCAGCATGCTGAAAGCCTCGCCAAAGCTCAGTCGATAACTACCCACCCGCCACGGGTATCTACTTTGCATGCCCGTCTGGATGATAACGCCAATACCTTGTTGGCGGCGTATCGGGCCAGTGCCGCAGAGTTGGAAAAGGGCCGCACAGTCGTCCCTGCGGCAGAGTGGTTGCTGGATAATTATCATCTGGTCGAAGAACAGATCCGCGAGATTCGCGATGATTTGCCGCCGGGTTATTACCGTCAATTGCCGAAATTAGCCGATGGGCCCTTTGCCGGTTATCCGCGTGTTTTGGGGATTACCTGGGCATTTGTGGCGCACACTGACAGTCACTTGGATCCCGATGCTTTATGTCGTTTTATTATGGCGTATCAGCGTGTTCAACCGCTGACCATCGGTGAGTTATGGGCGGTCGCGATCACTTTGCGTATCGTGCTGATAGAGAACTTACGTCGCCTTGCCGATCAAATAACACAAGGGCGTAAAGCGCGTGCAGATGCTGAGGTGCTGGCAAATAAGCTATTAAAAACAGGAGACAGCCGATTAGCGCTGGAGTCCGATATTGCAATGCGCTCCACGGAGCCTTTATCTGAGCAATTTGCATCTCAGTTGGCAAAACGGCTTAGAGACCAAGATCCGCGTACCACCCCCGCGTTAGGATGGCTGGAGGATCGCCTGAAATTACAAGGCGTAACGGTCAGTGAGGTGGTGCAGAATGCCCAATTACGGCAAGGGGCTTCCAACGTTTCAGTCCGAAATGTGATAACCAGTATGCGGCTGATTTCGGATATTGATTGGGCTGATTTGTTTGAGAGTGTCAGTCTGGTAGACGAATGCTTACGGCAGGGAAGCGCCTTTGCTAGCATGGATTTTCAAACCCGCAATCTGTACCGCAGTGCTATCGAACAATTATGCCGTGGTTCGACTTTCACTGAACTGGAGATTGCCCGCCTTGCTTTGCAAGCAGCGCAGAATGCCGCCGCTACGGCAGAACCTGAAAACGTCGACCGCTGCCGCGATCCCGGTTATCACTTGATTAGTGCTGGGCGGCGTGAATTGGAAGAGCAGGTCAGATTCAGCCCATCAATACGATTGTGGTTTAGCCGCTTGAGCATCCGCCTCGGGGTTGGCGGCTATATGGGGGCGATTTTACTGGTCACGGCTGGATTACTGGCATTGGCGCTGTGGGCGCTCTCTTTCCCCGGTTTGGCTACCGGATGGCTGGTGTTATTGGCCTTCGTTGGCTTTATTCCGGCCACTGAAGTGGCGACTGTGCTGATAAATCGCGTTATTACCTGGAGCTTCGGTGCCACTATTTTGCCGGGGTTGGAATTGACCAACGGCGTACCCGATGAGTTGCGTACCTTGGTGGTGGTGCCGACATTGCTGACCAGTAAGGCAGATTTACTGGAGCAAATTGACCAACTAGAAGTTCATCATTTGTCGGGCACCACCAGCTCTCTGACTTTTGCCCTATTGCTGGATGGGGCTGATGCAGACACCCAAGTGGTGGCCAGTGACGGCCCACTGTTGGCCTTGGCTGATGAAGCCATAGCCCGGCTTAATCAACAATATGGCCCCGGCCCGGCTGGCCCGCGTTTCCTGCTGCTCTACCGGCAGCGAATATTTAATGAAAGCGAAAATCGCTGGATGGGCTGGGAGCGCAAGCGGGGTAAGTTGCATGAGCTTAACCGCCTGTTACGCGGAGCAACAGATACTTCATTTATTGCTACCGCCGCCGGTGAGCCACAGGTGCCCGCGGATGTGCGCTATGTCATTACGCTGGATGCCGATACCCGCCTTCCTCGCGATGCGGCACTGCGTTTGATTGGCAAAATGGCACATCCGCTGAATCGGCCGCGTTTTAGTGCTGATCAACAACGGGTGGTTGATGGCTACGGTATTCTCCAGCCTCGAGTGACATTGGCATTGCCGATGGGTAAGGGTAGCTCATTGTATCAATGGGTTTTTTCCGGCCCGGGGGGGATGGATCCTTATGCCGCCGCGGTTTCAGATGTTTATCAGGATATCTTTGGTGAAGGCTCTTACACCGGCAAAGGTATTTATGATGTTGATGCATTTGAAGCGTCATTGCTGGGCCGGGTGCCGGATAATACTTTGCTCAGTCATGACTTGTTTGAGGGGATTTTTGCCCGGGCGGGCTTAGCCTCGGATATTGAAGTGGTTGAGGAATCTCCGGCACGCTATGACGTGGTCAGCAAACGCCAACATCGCTGGACGCGGGGCGATTGGCAATTACTGCCATGGATTATCAAGTCATCTATTATCAAATCCGCTAATACCACACCCGCTAATACCAAACATAGCCCCGACAGCAAAAGTGTTCCGCTGTTGGGCCGCTGGAAAATGGTTGATAACCTGCGGCGTTCGCTGGTTGCGCCCTTCACATTGCTGTTGCTGGGGATCAGTTGGATGCTACCGATGCCCGCGGCGTGGGTCGGCGTGCTGTTGGTCATCGTATTGACCGCTTTACCCGCTTTTTTGCCGATTTTATGCTCCTTGTGGCCGGCCCCAAATACTCGGCTTAGTAACCATTTTCGCTCTTTATTCGACGATACCAAACGCGCCGCTAGCCAAACATTCCTTTCGCTGGTCTTTTTGGCCGACCATGCCTGGCAAATGGCGGATGCTATTGGTCGAACACTGATTCGCTTGTTTATTACTCATCGAAACTTATTGGAATGGATGACGGCGGCCCAATCCGCAGGGCAGCCGCGCCCCGGTTTATCCGGTTTTTATCGGCATATGGCTGGTGGTGCATTATTCGGTATGGTGATGTCCGTCATTGCATTCATTTCCTCCCCAAATGCTTGGCCGTTGATTTTGCCCTTTGCGGTACTTTGGTTGTTTGCACCCGCGATTGCATTGTGGGCCAGCCGCACCTATCAGGTGGTGCAGCATAACCCGATAACCGCGGACGATATTCTTGAGTTGCGTTTAACCGCCCGCCGCACCTGGCGTTTCTTTGAAACCTTTGTCACACCCGACGAAAATATGCTGCCGCCTGATAACTTTCAGGAGGATCCAAAACCGGTGGTGGCACACCGAACATCGCCGACTAACATGGGCCTGTATTTGCTCTCGACCCTGGTGGCGCGTGATTTTGGTTGGGCAGGGACGTACCGCACGTTGGTGCGGCTGGAAACCACCTTTGACACATTTCATAAATTGGCTCTTTTCCGTGGGCATTTCTTTAACTGGTATGACACCCAGGATTTGCGGGTGCTGGAACCGGCTTATGTTTCTTCCGTCGACAGTGGGAATCTGGCTGGGCATTTGATTGTATTGGCCAATACTTGTGAAGAGTGGGCGGCAGAACCGCTAGCAGCTAACGGTGCTAAGGGGTTGATGGATAATCTGTTATTAGCGAAAGCCGCATTCAGAGAGTTACCGCCGGGAGATGATGATTTTAAACGCAAACTCTGGGCGATTCTGGCGCAAATCCGCATGGATTTAAAACATGTTGGTGAAGCGGAAATGCTGCCGCTGACATTGAAACCTTTGTTGGCGAAAGCCTCCGCGATGGTGCATGGCGTTGCTCGTCCAATCGATGACAATGCATTTATTGATTTAAGTTATTGGATTGAAACACTGATTGTGGCCGCCGCTGAACATGAATATGACCAGCGATTGACCCAAGAGATGCAGGAACAGGTCGCTGACCGGTTGCTAAAGTTAGCGGCCGAAGCCCGTCATATGGCGTTGGCGATGGACTTTGCTTTCCTGCTTGATCCTGAACGCAAATTACTGTCTATCGGCTACTCGCTGGTGGATAACAGCCTTGATCCAAGTTGCTACGATTTGCTGGCATCTGAAGCTCGGCTCGCCAGCTTGTTTGCTATCGCCAAAGGCGATGTGCCTACCCGGCATTGGTTCCGTTTAGGGCGAGCGGCAACCCCCATCGGCAAAGGGGCCGCGCTGATTTCATGGTCTGGTTCGATGTTCGAGTATTTGATGCCATCATTGGTGATGCGAGCGCCGGCGGGGAGTTTATTGGATCAAACCAATCAGTTAGTGGTGGAGCGGCAACAGGCTTATGGGCGCAGTTTGAATATTCCATGGGGGATCTCTGAGTCGGCATACAATGCGCGCGATATCGAGTTTACCTATCAATATTCTAACTTTGGCGTACCGGGGTTGGGGCTAAAACGCGGCTTATCAGAAAACACCGTCATCGCGCCTTATGCGACCGGCTTGGCAACCATGATTGACCCCCATGGCGCACTGCAAAATTATGAGCGGCTGGCCAAGATGGGGGCGCTGGGGCGCTATGGTTTTTATGAAGCACTCGATTTTACGCGCTCCCGATTGCCGGAAAATCAGCCGGTGGCGATTGTCCGCAACTATATGGCGCACCATCAGGGGATGACCATTGTGGCTATCGCCAATACTGTCCAGCAGGGGCGGATGCGCAACCGCTTCCATCGTGAGCCGATGATTCAAGCTTGTGAATTATTGCTTCAAGAACGTATGCCGCGCAATGTGGCCATTGCTTACCCGCGTACCGAGGAAGTCTTGCTTTCCGCCGTGGCAGATAACGCGTTGCCCACCATGCGCCGCTTTCATTCATCTGTTATAGGGGCACCCGTTATCGGGCCGCCTATTACTCATTTGTTATCCAATGGCCGTTATGCCGTGATGTTGACCACCGCCGGTGCTGGCTATAGCCGTTGGTTGGATGTCGCGGTCACCCGCTGGCGGGAGGATGCCACCTGTGATGATTACGGTTCCTTTATTTTCCTGCGTGATTTGCGCAGTGGCCGCAGTTGGTCGGCAGGGGCGCAATTAGCCGCCAGTGATAATGCGCATCGCGAGGTCATCTTTGGTGAAGATCATGCTGAGTTTATCTGCCGCGACGGCACACTCACCAGCACCATGAATGTGCTGATCTCCAGTGAAGACGATGGTGAAGTTCGCCGAGTTTCATTGCTGAACACGGGCCGCCGTGCGCGGGAGATTGAACTGACTTCTTATGCTGAAATGGTGCTCACTGCGGCGGCAGCCGACAATGCCCATCCGGCATTCGCCAAAATGTTTGTGGTCACTGAATTCTTACCGGAGCTGGGGGCATTAATTGCGACGCGGCGGCCTCGCACGGCGCAGGAACCTCAGGTCTGGGCGGCACATTTCATGGTAGCCGATGGTTTGCCAGTGTCAGTATTGCAATATGAAACCGACCGCGCGAAATTTATTGGCCGCGGTAACCGGGTGGCGACCTCAACAGCGATACAAGTGGGGGAGTCACTGTCGAATACCCTGGGGACGGTGCTTGACCCGATATTCTCATTGCGCCAAAGCTTATTGGTTCCCGCCGGTAAGACTGTCACCGTCTCCTTCTGGACATTAATTGCATCATCGAAAGAAGCGCTGCTGGACAGTGTGGATCGACACCGTGACCGCAGCGCCTATGACCGGGCGAAAACACTGGCCTGGACTCAGGCTCAGGTACAATTGCGCCATCTGGACATCAAAGCGGAAGAAGCGGCCGATTTTCAGCAATTGGCTGCGCCGATTCTGTATGCCGATGCTCGTTTCCGCTCGCCGTCCACGACTATCATGCGCGGGGCGGGGGCCCAGTCAATGTTATGGGCGCAATCAATCTCCGGCGATTTACCCATCGTTTTGCTGCGTATTGAAGACATTGAGGACATTGAGCAAGTGCGGCAATTACTGCGCGCGCACGAATACTGGCGCATGAAACGCTTGGCTGTTGATTTAGTTATCATCAATGAGCGGGCCTCTTCTTATGTGCAGGATTTGCAAATTGCGATTGAAACCGCGGTGCGCAGCAGCCAATCGCGCCCTCGTTTTGGTGATGAACTGCGCCAGGGGTCGGCATATGCTTTGCGGGCTGATTTGATGAGTGCAGAAACGCGCGCGTTATTATATTCGGTTGCGCGAGTGGTGCTGTCCGCTCGTTATGGCACCTTGGGCAATCAACTGAATCATCTATTGTTCGCTCTCGATAAAAAAGTGCTTCCGTCCAATAAAAAGCGATTTGCATCAGATAAAAAGCTATTCGTATCAGACAAAAAAACATCCTTATCTGATAACCGATTGATTGAAAAAGATAAAAAAACAGGTTTCTCTCTGATTAAATCGGCCAATTCGCCAGCAAATTCTTCATTGCCGTTAGCGAAAACATTATTACCGCAGCCAGACAATCTGGAGTTTTTCAATGGGCTGGGCGGTTTTGGCCAACAGGGGCGGGAATATGTCACTTACCTCAATGATGGGGAAAATACCCCAGCGCCTTGGATCAATGTTATTTCAAATCAAACCTTTGGCTTCCAAGTTTCCGCTACCGGCAGTGGCTATACCTGGGCCGAAAATAGCCGGGAAAACCAGATAACGCCGTGGCTGAATGATCCGGTCATCGATTCGTCCGGTGAATGCCTGTATTTGCGTGATGAAGATTCCGGCCTAGTGTGGAGTCCGACGGCGCAGCCCATCCGTGATGGCGGCACTTACATTGCTCGCCATGGCCATGGCTACAGCCGGTTTGAGCATCAGGCCAATGGCATTGGTATGGCGCTGCTGCAATATGTGCCGCTGGCAGACCCCATCAAGATATCTCGGCTGACATTGCATAATATGTCGGATAAACCACGGCGTATCTCAGTCACGGCTTACGCCGAGTGGGTATTAGCGACGTCGCGCGGTGCCTCCGGGCCATTTATCATCACCGAGATGGATGAATCGACCGGCGCGATGTTGGCGCGTAATCCATGGAGCACCGCATTCCCCGGCAGAGTTTCTTTTGCTGACCTTAATGGTCAGCAAAATAGCTGGACGGCTGACCGCAGCGAGTTCCTCGGCCATTATGGCAATAGCGCCGCGCCGCTTTCATTGTTGGCAAAAATACCGCTATCAGGTGCGACAGGCGCGGGGTTCGACCCATGCAGTGCGCTACAGCAGACACTTGAACTGGCCGCCGGTGAGCAGGTTGAAGTGGTTTGGTTTATCGGCCAGTGCGACTCAGTGAGCGATGCACAGACATTGATTACGCGCTACCGCGCCGCAAATCTGGATGCGGTGCTGACGGAAGTCACGGATTACTGGCGCACGGTATTGGAAGCGGTTCAGGTGAAAACGCCGGACAGGCAAATGGATATCATGCTCAATGGTTGGCTGCTGTATCAAACATTGGCCTGCCGAGTTTGGGCAAGGTCGGCGTTTTATCAGGCCAGTGGCGCTTATGGCTTCCGTGATCAGCTACAAGATGGCATGGCGCTCACCTTTGCTCTGCCGGAGACAACTCGCCACCATCTGCTACGGGCTGCCGGGCGGCAATTCATTGAGGGCGATGTTCAGCATTGGTGGCTGCCGCATTCAGGGCAGGGGGTGCGCACCCGAATCTCTGATGATCGGGTTTGGCTCTCTTATGCGACCGCCACTTATATACTTGCCAGCGGTGATGCTGCGGTATTAGATGAAATCGTGCCTTTCCTCGAAGGGCCGATATTGCATCCGGGCGAACACGATGCTTTCTTCCAGCCATTAGTGGCGCAAGAAACTGCCTCTCTGTTTGAACACTGCGCTAAAGGGCTGGATCAATGCATTGAACTGACTGGTGAGCTGGGTTTGCCATTGATGGGAACCGGCGACTGGAATGATGGGATGAACCGGGTTGGTGAAGAGGGAAAAGGCGAAAGTGTTTGGCTCGGTTGGCTGCTGGTGGCGACACTGAAAATGTTTATTCCGTTGGCGCAAGAGCGTGATCCGCTGCGGGCCAGCCAGTGGCAGCACCATCTCACCGGCTTAATTGCGGCATTGGAACGGGAAGCATGGGACGGCGATTGGTATCGGCGTGCCACTTTTGATAACGGCAGTTGGTTGGGTTCCAAAGAGTGCGAAGAGTGTCGCATAGATTCTATCGCTCAATCATGGGCGGTGTTATCTGGAGCGGCGGATCCCCAGCGGGCGGTGCAGGCGATGGCCTCGCTGGAGCAGCATCTCATTCGCCCAGATGATGGGATGGCGTTGTTGTTCACTCCTCCTTTCGATAAAACGCCGGATGACCCCGGCTATATCAAAGGTTATCCGCCAGGATTGCGTGAAAATGGCGGGCAATATAGCCATGCTGTAATGTGGGTGATTCTTGCTTTTGCCGAGTTGGGAAAAGGGGATAAAGCGCGTGATTTGTTTGCCTTACTTAATCCTATAAATCATGGAGATACTCCAGAGAGGATTGCACGTTATAAAGTAGAGCCTTATGTGGTGGCCGCTGATGTCTATTCTGTCGCGCCGCATGTCGGGCGTGGTGGTTGGACGTGGTATACTGGCTCAGCGGGTTGGATGCATCGTGCGGGTATTGAGGGCATTTTGGGTATCCGACGCGAAGGGCAAGAATTGGTGATTAATCCTTGTATTCCAGCTAGTTGGCCGGGGTTCGAGGCGACCATCAATCTTGCGAATACGCGCTATGCTATCCGTGTTGAAAGTCCGGCGCAGCGCTGCCAAGGGATCAGTTCAGCGACATTGAATGGTTCTCCTATCTCCTATCAGCTCGATGGATTGCGGGTCGCGTTGGATGGGGGGGAATACGAACTGATTATCGTTTTGTAG
- a CDS encoding flagellar brake protein codes for MSETSKENFVKTNKLAICAILRDLKKNDTAVMVTHARGQFISRILDVLPDSDQFIFDFGSVSHENIAALAASQLKIIAEPTGAKIEFTCNPLKEITYLSLPAFSTFIPESLYFIQRREYFRVSIPQWPAYYCAGKFADGSKFSYTLADVSLGGMGVYAAKGSEFPVQGCGILRDVSVDLCGFGIFKLDLQFIRAIDKQVVNNKGETLTVQRLSFKFPRLSPIQEKGLQRAIFELEKQQTAKARKFQDGI; via the coding sequence GTGAGCGAAACGTCTAAAGAGAACTTTGTAAAAACCAATAAATTAGCAATCTGTGCAATTCTTCGTGATCTAAAGAAGAACGATACCGCAGTGATGGTCACTCATGCCCGTGGGCAATTCATTAGCCGCATTCTGGATGTGCTTCCTGACTCGGATCAATTTATTTTTGATTTTGGCAGTGTCAGTCATGAGAACATCGCAGCACTGGCTGCTAGCCAACTGAAAATTATTGCAGAGCCTACCGGTGCTAAAATTGAATTTACCTGCAATCCACTGAAAGAAATAACGTATTTATCTTTACCCGCTTTCAGCACTTTCATTCCTGAAAGCCTTTACTTTATTCAACGTCGGGAATATTTCCGGGTAAGTATTCCTCAATGGCCTGCTTATTATTGTGCAGGGAAATTCGCCGACGGCAGTAAATTCTCTTACACATTAGCGGATGTTTCTTTGGGAGGAATGGGGGTTTATGCCGCTAAAGGTAGCGAGTTCCCGGTTCAAGGGTGCGGCATTTTGCGTGATGTGTCAGTTGATTTATGTGGCTTTGGTATTTTTAAATTGGATTTGCAATTTATCCGAGCTATCGATAAACAAGTGGTAAATAACAAAGGTGAAACCCTCACCGTGCAGCGCTTGAGTTTTAAATTCCCTCGCTTAAGCCCAATTCAAGAAAAAGGATTGCAACGGGCTATTTTTGAACTGGAAAAACAACAAACCGCCAAAGCCCGAAAATTTCAGGATGGAATTTAG
- a CDS encoding 6-phospho-alpha-glucosidase: MKKSSILIAGGGSTYTHGIILMLLDNLHRFPISEIKLYDDDGPRQEVIAKACEIILREQSSGIKFSYTTDPQAAFSGVDFVMAHIRQGKLPMREKDEKIPMKYGCVGQETCGAGGIAYGMRSISGVLEILDYMTEYSPNAWMLNYSNPAAIVAEATRRLRPTARIYHICDMPISIEEAMAKILHYSSAEDLETRYYGLNHFGWWSSVRDKATGEDLMPKLAEHVRQYGYADEQGEGKEEISWNETFAKARDSFALDPGSFPNTYLQYYLYGDDMVAHTSPDYSRANEVMEGREKFVFDECRKIIAEGSAENTQLKIDEHASYIVDLAQAIAFNTKRRMLLIVPNKGIISNFDHDAMVEVPCLVGAEGVEPLAIGDIPTFQRGLLYQQHAVEKLVVDAWIEKSYQKLWQALTLSKTIPSAKVAKLILDDLIEANKSYWTLN, from the coding sequence ATGAAAAAATCATCCATTTTGATTGCTGGTGGTGGTTCAACCTATACCCATGGCATTATTCTTATGCTGTTGGATAATTTACACCGTTTCCCTATTTCGGAAATAAAACTGTATGACGATGATGGCCCTCGCCAAGAAGTTATCGCCAAAGCTTGTGAGATTATTTTGCGTGAACAATCCAGCGGAATAAAGTTCTCCTACACCACCGATCCTCAAGCTGCTTTTAGCGGGGTTGATTTCGTGATGGCACATATTCGGCAGGGCAAACTTCCGATGCGTGAAAAAGACGAAAAAATCCCAATGAAATACGGCTGTGTTGGGCAAGAAACCTGTGGTGCGGGGGGAATTGCCTATGGTATGCGCTCTATTAGTGGAGTGCTGGAAATTCTTGATTATATGACAGAATATTCCCCGAATGCCTGGATGCTTAATTACTCTAATCCGGCCGCTATTGTTGCCGAGGCCACTCGTCGCTTACGTCCTACTGCCCGTATTTATCATATTTGCGATATGCCTATCAGTATTGAAGAGGCAATGGCTAAAATATTGCATTATTCTTCCGCGGAAGATTTAGAAACTCGTTATTACGGGCTCAATCATTTTGGCTGGTGGAGTTCTGTGCGTGATAAAGCTACCGGCGAAGATTTAATGCCAAAATTGGCTGAACACGTACGCCAATATGGTTATGCTGATGAGCAAGGCGAGGGTAAAGAAGAAATAAGTTGGAATGAAACTTTTGCTAAAGCTCGCGATAGTTTTGCATTAGACCCTGGCAGCTTCCCAAACACCTATTTGCAATATTATCTGTACGGCGACGATATGGTAGCACATACCTCACCAGACTATTCCCGCGCAAATGAAGTGATGGAAGGCCGAGAAAAGTTTGTGTTTGATGAATGCCGTAAAATTATTGCTGAAGGCAGTGCGGAAAATACTCAACTTAAAATTGATGAACATGCGTCTTATATCGTTGATTTAGCACAGGCTATTGCATTTAATACCAAGCGCCGCATGTTATTGATTGTGCCTAATAAAGGTATCATCAGTAATTTTGATCATGATGCGATGGTTGAGGTACCTTGTCTGGTAGGTGCGGAAGGGGTTGAGCCATTAGCTATTGGCGATATTCCGACTTTCCAGCGTGGCCTGTTATATCAACAGCATGCAGTAGAAAAATTAGTGGTAGATGCTTGGATTGAAAAGTCCTACCAAAAATTGTGGCAAGCACTGACATTGTCTAAAACTATTCCAAGTGCCAAAGTGGCGAAGCTGATTTTAGATGATTTAATTGAAGCTAATAAATCCTATTGGACGCTGAACTAG